A section of the Deltaproteobacteria bacterium genome encodes:
- a CDS encoding DUF485 domain-containing protein has protein sequence MSQGDEAAAGAARKLRDLSALRLRIALWLTAAVMVAYFGFILLVAFDKPRLAGLVAPGLSLGILLGALVIVLSWLSTWLYVRWMNRNYDGALSRLRG, from the coding sequence GTGAGCCAAGGCGACGAAGCGGCGGCCGGCGCGGCCCGAAAGCTCCGCGACCTGTCCGCGCTGCGCCTGCGAATCGCGCTCTGGCTCACGGCCGCGGTCATGGTCGCGTACTTCGGCTTCATCCTGCTGGTCGCGTTCGACAAGCCGCGGCTGGCCGGGCTCGTCGCGCCCGGGCTCTCACTCGGCATCCTGCTCGGGGCGCTCGTGATCGTGCTGTCGTGGCTCTCGACCTGGCTCTACGTGCGCTGGATGAACCGCAACTACGACGGCGCGCTCTCGCGGCTGCGGGGCTAG
- a CDS encoding lactoylglutathione lyase — MKLGGVHHVSINVHDADLVGRFYTDVLGLETLPRPDFPFKGLWLRAGGQQIHLIEVAGHVAPEGQHFAFEVDDIESICAALAARGVTVSPPRTLPGAGRQAFFRDPSGNLIELNQPGPGA, encoded by the coding sequence ATGAAGCTCGGCGGCGTCCACCACGTGTCGATCAACGTCCACGACGCGGATCTGGTCGGGCGCTTCTACACCGACGTGCTCGGGCTCGAGACTCTCCCGCGCCCGGACTTCCCGTTCAAGGGCCTGTGGCTGCGCGCGGGCGGCCAGCAGATCCACCTGATCGAGGTCGCCGGTCACGTGGCTCCCGAGGGCCAGCACTTCGCGTTCGAAGTCGACGACATCGAGTCGATCTGCGCCGCGCTCGCCGCTCGCGGCGTCACGGTGAGCCCGCCGCGGACCCTCCCCGGAGCAGGGCGCCAGGCGTTCTTCCGCGACCCGTCGGGAAACCTGATCGAGCTGAACCAGCCGGGTCCGGGCGCGTGA
- a CDS encoding RidA family protein, protein MTDIRKIDVPELGKLPAFSHATRAGGFIFVSGTLGTKAGSFELVAGGAKAETRQTLENIRAILRGAGADLSDVVKVNVFVTDMARFAEMNEAYREFFPSDPPARITVGCSALALGAFVEIDCVAYKP, encoded by the coding sequence ATGACGGACATCCGCAAGATCGACGTTCCCGAGCTCGGCAAGCTTCCCGCCTTCTCGCACGCCACGCGCGCCGGCGGCTTCATCTTCGTCTCTGGCACGCTCGGCACGAAGGCCGGCTCGTTCGAGCTCGTGGCCGGCGGCGCGAAGGCCGAGACGCGCCAGACGCTCGAGAACATCCGAGCGATCCTGCGCGGCGCGGGCGCGGACCTTTCGGACGTGGTGAAGGTGAACGTCTTCGTCACCGACATGGCGCGCTTCGCCGAGATGAACGAGGCCTACCGCGAGTTCTTCCCCAGCGATCCGCCGGCGCGAATCACCGTCGGCTGCTCGGCGCTGGCGCTCGGCGCGTTCGTCGAGATCGACTGCGTCGCCTACAAGCCGTGA
- a CDS encoding aminopeptidase, with amino-acid sequence MRVWISVDMEGISGLVRWADVISTGMDFQRNRRLMTQDASAAIAGAFDGGATEVVVEENHGVEELCDLVLDEIDPRGRVIRGPGRPGATTMAGLDSSVGVALFVGHHARAGSFPGIMAHTVSYERFKSVRVAGAAVGESEIMTIRAGELGVPVGLASGDQVLIAELSKRAPWVERVEVKRALSNAAADVIPPARTAALIRAGARRAVERARAGELPVYRDQPAPHEIEVELRAPIEDALRENLSKLPEFEIADAHTVRTLADDMELGFRRIAFLGYANRPGVVRY; translated from the coding sequence GTGAGGGTCTGGATCTCGGTCGACATGGAGGGCATCTCGGGCCTGGTGCGCTGGGCCGACGTGATCTCGACCGGGATGGACTTCCAGCGCAACCGCCGGCTGATGACGCAGGACGCCAGCGCGGCGATCGCGGGCGCGTTCGACGGCGGCGCGACCGAGGTCGTGGTCGAGGAGAACCACGGCGTCGAGGAGCTCTGCGACCTGGTGCTCGACGAGATCGACCCGCGCGGCCGCGTGATCCGCGGCCCGGGCCGGCCCGGCGCGACCACCATGGCGGGGCTCGATTCGTCCGTGGGCGTGGCGCTCTTCGTCGGCCACCACGCGCGCGCGGGATCGTTTCCGGGGATCATGGCGCACACGGTCTCGTACGAGCGCTTCAAGAGCGTGCGCGTGGCCGGAGCTGCGGTGGGCGAGTCCGAGATCATGACGATCCGCGCGGGCGAGCTCGGCGTGCCGGTGGGGCTGGCCAGCGGCGACCAGGTGCTGATCGCGGAGCTCTCCAAGCGCGCGCCGTGGGTCGAGCGCGTCGAGGTGAAGCGCGCGCTCTCGAACGCGGCCGCCGACGTGATCCCGCCCGCGCGCACGGCCGCGCTGATCCGCGCCGGCGCGCGGCGCGCGGTCGAGCGGGCGCGGGCCGGCGAGCTTCCCGTGTACCGCGACCAGCCCGCGCCGCACGAGATCGAGGTCGAGCTGCGCGCGCCGATCGAGGACGCGCTGCGCGAGAACCTGTCGAAGCTCCCCGAGTTCGAGATCGCCGACGCGCACACCGTGCGGACCCTGGCCGACGACATGGAGCTCGGCTTCCGGCGCATCGCGTTCCTGGGCTACGCGAACCGCCCAGGTGTCGTTCGGTACTAG
- a CDS encoding glucose 1-dehydrogenase: MRLSGKVALITGAGSGIGRETAKLFASEGASVVIADLDADAGERVASEVRDSGGRAHFARADVSKPDDARGMVAAAEREFGRLDVLMNNAGISHIDDNGAVDTEESVWDLTMRVNLKGPFLGCKFGIPALRRAGGGSIINVASFVAVLGAATPQLAYTASKGGVLAMSRELAVIHAREKIRVNALCPGPLRTELLMKYLDTEEKRQRRLVHVPMGRFGEAEEIARAALWLASDESSFTTGATFLVDGGITAAYVTPS, from the coding sequence ATGCGTCTATCGGGCAAGGTCGCGCTGATCACGGGCGCGGGAAGCGGCATCGGCCGCGAGACCGCGAAGCTCTTCGCGAGCGAGGGCGCGAGCGTCGTGATCGCCGACCTCGACGCGGATGCGGGCGAGCGCGTGGCGAGCGAGGTGCGGGACTCCGGCGGCCGGGCGCACTTCGCGCGCGCCGACGTCTCCAAGCCCGACGACGCGCGCGGGATGGTCGCGGCGGCCGAGCGCGAGTTCGGCCGGCTCGACGTGCTGATGAACAACGCCGGCATCTCGCACATCGACGACAACGGCGCGGTCGACACCGAGGAGTCGGTCTGGGACCTGACCATGCGCGTCAACCTGAAGGGGCCGTTCCTCGGCTGCAAGTTCGGCATTCCCGCGCTGCGCCGCGCGGGCGGCGGCTCGATCATCAACGTCGCGTCGTTCGTCGCGGTGCTCGGCGCGGCCACGCCGCAGCTCGCCTACACTGCGAGCAAGGGCGGGGTGCTCGCGATGTCGCGCGAGCTCGCCGTGATCCACGCGCGCGAGAAGATCCGCGTGAACGCGCTCTGCCCGGGGCCGCTGCGCACGGAGCTCTTGATGAAGTACCTGGACACGGAAGAAAAACGCCAGCGCCGGCTCGTGCACGTGCCGATGGGCCGTTTCGGCGAGGCCGAGGAGATCGCGCGCGCGGCGCTCTGGCTGGCGAGCGACGAGTCCTCGTTCACCACCGGCGCGACCTTCCTGGTCGACGGCGGGATCACCGCCGCGTACGTGACGCCGAGCTAG